Proteins encoded together in one Catellatospora citrea window:
- a CDS encoding YciI family protein, translating to MKYLLLIYGNQEKWASIPAEEFPAEIAKQDAWNVKYKETGELLGAYGLADAAMAKLVRRADGQPAVTDGPYLETKEYIASFYLLDCESQQRAEEIAADMPWTDKDPVELWPVLHEAPGNDL from the coding sequence ATGAAGTACCTGCTCTTGATCTACGGCAACCAGGAGAAGTGGGCGTCGATCCCGGCCGAGGAGTTCCCGGCGGAGATCGCCAAGCAGGACGCCTGGAACGTGAAGTACAAGGAGACCGGTGAGCTGCTGGGCGCGTACGGGCTGGCCGACGCCGCCATGGCGAAGCTGGTGCGCCGCGCCGACGGGCAGCCCGCGGTGACCGACGGTCCCTACCTGGAGACCAAGGAGTACATCGCGAGCTTCTACCTGCTCGACTGCGAGAGCCAGCAGCGCGCTGAGGAGATCGCGGCCGACATGCCGTGGACCGACAAGGACCCGGTCGAGCTGTGGCCGGTGCTGCACGAGGCTCCGGGCAACGACCTGTGA
- a CDS encoding DUF305 domain-containing protein: MSKLRIALAAAALALLAGCGTAAPEPAAYQPLAAPRADATFNATDVMFLQMMVTHHTQGLEMVKLARTRQTSEEVAMLAGAIEVTQTTELEVMQGWLTGWGEPTTAGHDPNAHASHGGLPITGAAEMAALRKASAAQFQTTFLNLLIGHQHNAVEMARMETDGGVNPQVKDLANRITLSRNEQIKQMLGLVAA, encoded by the coding sequence ATGAGTAAGCTCCGGATCGCGCTGGCCGCCGCCGCGCTCGCCCTGCTGGCCGGCTGCGGCACCGCCGCGCCTGAGCCCGCGGCCTACCAGCCGCTCGCCGCGCCCCGGGCGGACGCGACGTTCAACGCGACCGACGTGATGTTCCTGCAGATGATGGTCACCCACCACACGCAGGGCCTGGAGATGGTCAAGCTGGCCCGCACGCGCCAGACCAGCGAGGAGGTGGCGATGCTCGCGGGCGCGATCGAGGTCACCCAGACCACGGAGCTGGAGGTCATGCAGGGCTGGCTGACCGGCTGGGGCGAGCCGACGACCGCCGGTCACGACCCGAACGCGCACGCCTCGCACGGCGGGCTGCCGATCACCGGCGCGGCCGAGATGGCGGCGCTGCGCAAGGCGAGCGCCGCCCAGTTCCAGACGACGTTTCTGAACCTGCTGATCGGCCACCAGCACAATGCCGTCGAGATGGCCCGCATGGAGACCGACGGCGGCGTCAACCCGCAGGTCAAGGATCTCGCGAACCGGATCACGCTGTCCCGCAACGAGCAGATCAAGCAGATGCTGGGCCTCGTCGCGGCCTGA
- a CDS encoding LysR family transcriptional regulator, producing MQIDPRRLAVLRAVADAGGVLAAASVLHLTPSAVSQHIARLEAETGVTLLDRSQLGGRRAAGLTAAGRMLAGHAAKLGQVLAAAEHDLAAFTGQVAGPVNVGAFPTAIRHLVVPVAAELGGSAPAVALRIRQFEPEPGRAALRTGELDLLVTESDAAAPARDPAGLRTVKLFDDPYRIVVPRRWGPVSDLDVLRDRPWVDGPPDTAVRRVLDRVCAQHSLTLDRRHECLDFPAALAVVAAGLAAAVVPAMARPEDHPAVRAITTPLVGARRLDLMHRRGRHEPSPAARLVAAALTTQAPTTTPPS from the coding sequence ATGCAGATCGACCCGCGCCGCCTCGCCGTGCTGCGCGCCGTCGCCGACGCGGGCGGCGTGCTCGCCGCGGCGTCCGTGCTGCACCTGACCCCGTCAGCGGTGTCGCAGCACATCGCGCGGCTGGAGGCGGAGACCGGGGTCACCCTGCTGGACCGTTCCCAGCTGGGCGGGCGGCGGGCGGCCGGGCTGACCGCGGCCGGGCGGATGCTGGCCGGGCACGCCGCGAAGCTCGGGCAGGTGCTCGCGGCCGCGGAGCACGACCTGGCGGCGTTCACCGGGCAGGTCGCCGGGCCGGTGAACGTGGGCGCGTTCCCGACCGCGATCCGGCACCTGGTCGTGCCGGTGGCCGCCGAGCTGGGGGGCAGCGCCCCCGCGGTGGCGCTGCGCATCCGGCAGTTCGAGCCCGAGCCGGGCCGCGCCGCGCTGCGGACCGGCGAGCTGGATCTGCTGGTCACGGAGTCCGACGCGGCCGCGCCCGCCCGCGACCCGGCCGGGCTGCGCACGGTGAAGCTGTTCGACGACCCGTACCGGATCGTGGTGCCGCGCCGCTGGGGCCCGGTCAGCGACCTCGACGTGCTGCGCGACCGGCCCTGGGTGGACGGCCCGCCGGACACCGCCGTGCGCCGCGTGCTCGACCGGGTCTGCGCCCAGCACAGCCTGACCCTGGACCGCCGGCACGAGTGCCTGGACTTCCCCGCCGCGCTCGCCGTGGTCGCCGCGGGCCTGGCCGCCGCCGTGGTCCCCGCGATGGCCCGCCCCGAGGACCATCCCGCGGTCCGCGCCATCACCACCCCGCTGGTCGGCGCCCGCCGCCTCGACCTGATGCACCGCCGCGGCCGCCACGAACCAAGCCCCGCCGCCCGCCTGGTCGCCGCCGCCCTCACCACCCAAGCCCCCACCACCACCCCACCCTCCTAG
- a CDS encoding GNAT family N-acetyltransferase, whose protein sequence is MTDRLVRLVPWSDDDLELLRRINTPEMKRHLGGPETEEKVLARHQRYLALPHGRMFRVALAATGEPVGTIGHWDREWQGEQVYETGWSVLPEFQGRGIAVAAAQAVIETARAEGRHRWLHAYPGVDNLPSNAICRKAGFELVGPYDFEYPPGSLMRSNDWRYDLRKP, encoded by the coding sequence GTGACTGATCGACTCGTACGCCTCGTCCCGTGGTCCGACGACGATCTCGAGCTGCTGCGCCGGATCAACACGCCGGAGATGAAGCGGCACCTCGGCGGCCCGGAGACCGAGGAGAAGGTGCTGGCGCGCCACCAGCGCTACCTGGCGCTGCCGCACGGCCGCATGTTCCGGGTCGCGCTGGCGGCGACCGGGGAGCCGGTCGGCACCATCGGCCACTGGGACCGCGAATGGCAGGGCGAGCAGGTCTACGAGACCGGCTGGAGCGTGCTGCCGGAGTTCCAGGGCCGAGGCATCGCCGTCGCGGCGGCACAGGCCGTGATCGAGACCGCGCGGGCCGAGGGGCGGCACCGCTGGCTGCACGCGTACCCGGGGGTGGACAACCTGCCGTCGAACGCGATCTGCCGCAAGGCCGGGTTCGAGCTGGTCGGGCCGTACGACTTCGAGTACCCGCCGGGCAGCCTCATGCGCAGCAACGACTGGCGCTACGACCTGCGGAAACCCTGA
- a CDS encoding lytic polysaccharide monooxygenase — protein MRRLVAYPLVALGLVTASLAVAAPASAHGYVSSPPSRQALCAAGRVADCGPIQYEPQSVEGPKGQRNCHGGLAQFAVLNDNSRNWPATSVGSSVTFNWVLTARHSTSSWEYYLGGRRIAFFEDGGRQPNATVSHQVSLAGFSGRQTLLAIWNIGDTPMAFYNCIDLQIGGGGPAPSPTAAPSPTARPTASPTARPSTRPTVRPSGPAASPTPRPTGTVPGGAPWAPGTTYRTGDEVTYQGVRYRCRQSHTSIVTWEPSYYTLALWLPI, from the coding sequence ATGCGAAGACTGGTCGCCTACCCGCTGGTGGCGCTGGGTCTCGTGACCGCGTCGCTGGCGGTCGCCGCGCCCGCGTCCGCCCACGGTTACGTCTCATCGCCCCCGAGCCGCCAGGCGCTGTGCGCGGCGGGCCGGGTCGCCGACTGCGGCCCGATCCAGTACGAGCCGCAGAGCGTCGAGGGCCCGAAGGGCCAGCGCAACTGCCACGGCGGCCTGGCGCAGTTCGCCGTGCTGAACGACAACAGCCGCAACTGGCCGGCGACCTCGGTCGGCTCCTCCGTCACCTTCAACTGGGTGCTCACCGCCCGGCACTCCACCAGCAGCTGGGAGTATTACCTCGGCGGCAGGCGGATCGCGTTCTTCGAAGACGGCGGCCGCCAGCCCAACGCGACCGTGTCGCACCAGGTGAGCCTGGCCGGGTTCAGCGGCCGGCAGACCCTGCTGGCGATCTGGAACATCGGCGACACCCCGATGGCCTTCTACAACTGCATCGACCTGCAGATCGGCGGGGGCGGACCGGCCCCGTCGCCGACCGCCGCCCCGTCCCCGACGGCCCGGCCCACCGCGTCGCCCACGGCCCGCCCGAGCACCCGCCCGACGGTGCGGCCGTCGGGCCCGGCTGCCTCGCCGACGCCCCGCCCGACGGGCACCGTGCCCGGCGGCGCGCCGTGGGCCCCGGGGACGACCTACCGCACCGGTGACGAGGTCACCTACCAGGGCGTGCGCTACCGCTGCCGGCAGTCGCACACCTCGATCGTCACCTGGGAGCCCTCGTACTACACGCTGGCGCTCTGGCTGCCGATCTGA
- a CDS encoding cyclase family protein: MTEYRASFDADVTFLNGGGMQAQGFRLDVPGPDVTADDLAGLFVGHLGLLMVDQVRLSGVEVFAEAHKGSRGGPSADAATGPDTRLVDLSHVIEAGMTTYPGLPGPEILPHLTRADSRGVYAEGTEFTIDRISMLSNTGTYVDSPFHRYSGGVDLAGLPLESLADLPVVVVRVTGAAERAITAQTLAPYDVAGKAVLLHTGWDRHWRTEAYGVAAPYLAEDGARHLAAAGARLVGIDSVNIDCTDGKTRPAHSILLDAGIPILEHLTGLGELPVHGARLHAVPAPVRDFGTFPVRAYALVPR; encoded by the coding sequence ATGACCGAATACCGGGCGTCGTTCGACGCGGACGTGACCTTCCTCAACGGCGGCGGCATGCAGGCCCAGGGCTTCCGGCTGGACGTGCCCGGCCCGGACGTCACCGCCGACGACCTGGCCGGCCTGTTCGTCGGACACCTCGGCCTGCTGATGGTGGACCAGGTGCGGCTGTCCGGCGTCGAGGTCTTCGCCGAGGCGCACAAGGGTTCCCGCGGCGGCCCGTCCGCCGACGCCGCGACCGGCCCGGACACTCGGCTGGTCGACCTGAGCCACGTCATCGAGGCCGGGATGACCACCTACCCCGGGCTGCCGGGGCCGGAGATCCTGCCGCACCTCACCCGGGCCGACTCGCGCGGCGTCTACGCCGAGGGCACCGAGTTCACCATCGACCGGATCAGCATGCTCAGCAACACCGGCACCTACGTGGACAGCCCGTTCCACCGGTATTCCGGCGGCGTGGACCTGGCGGGCCTGCCCCTGGAGTCGCTGGCCGACCTGCCCGTCGTCGTGGTCCGGGTGACCGGCGCGGCCGAGCGGGCGATCACCGCGCAGACGCTCGCGCCCTACGACGTCGCCGGTAAGGCGGTGCTGCTGCACACCGGCTGGGACCGGCACTGGCGCACCGAGGCGTACGGCGTCGCCGCCCCGTACCTGGCCGAGGACGGGGCTCGGCACCTGGCCGCCGCGGGCGCGCGGCTGGTCGGCATCGACAGCGTCAACATCGACTGCACCGACGGCAAGACCCGGCCCGCGCACTCGATCCTGCTGGACGCGGGCATCCCGATCCTGGAGCACCTGACCGGCCTGGGCGAGCTGCCGGTACATGGTGCCCGGCTGCACGCGGTGCCCGCCCCGGTGCGCGACTTCGGCACCTTCCCGGTGCGGGCGTACGCGCTGGTGCCGCGATGA
- a CDS encoding serine/threonine-protein kinase, protein MGRLLGARYRVDEEIGHGGMATVWSGRDLRLRRPVAVKILDPARFADTATRQRFWREAQAVAALPHPHIVAVYDVAVETEDAYVVMELVDGPSVHTLLQDGPLHRDQAVGIAVQTCAALAAAHSAGIVHRDVTAANLLVNSAGVVKVCDFGIAAWQEAAYPSLVAGTRGYTAPEQAAGGPVDARTDVFGLGCSLYAMLTGAPPPTGRDSAGVRDDLLRAGVPAPLAELTGRLTAADPGHRPASAEQVAAQLLTIGEALVPDPYTTAQLTDTLLNAPVSPAGTRPGTLVGVAAVPPPPPARPGPAARFAARRSGRPDRWLRPVLWGTAAVVAIVAGLMLIVLASAGSPPGNAAVAGPSNPPNAASANRPAAPPPSAARPTDPLAQLRQEIDRLARAGGIAGKDAAELRKQVQDIEKRLRRDGDGKAADEARDLLARLRDMRGDGDLPDSAFQVLEPIVDRLAGTLSDGA, encoded by the coding sequence ATGGGCAGACTGCTGGGCGCCCGGTACCGGGTCGACGAGGAGATCGGGCACGGTGGCATGGCCACCGTCTGGAGTGGACGCGACCTGCGCCTGCGCCGCCCGGTCGCCGTCAAGATCCTGGATCCGGCGCGATTCGCCGACACCGCGACACGGCAGCGCTTCTGGCGTGAGGCGCAGGCCGTCGCCGCGCTGCCGCATCCGCACATCGTCGCGGTGTACGACGTCGCCGTCGAGACCGAGGACGCCTACGTGGTGATGGAGCTGGTCGACGGGCCCAGCGTGCACACGCTGCTGCAGGACGGCCCGCTGCACCGCGACCAGGCCGTGGGCATCGCCGTGCAGACCTGCGCCGCGCTGGCCGCCGCGCACTCGGCCGGCATCGTGCACCGCGACGTGACCGCCGCCAACCTGCTGGTCAACTCGGCGGGGGTGGTGAAGGTCTGCGACTTCGGCATCGCGGCCTGGCAGGAGGCGGCCTACCCGTCGCTGGTCGCCGGGACCCGCGGCTACACCGCGCCCGAGCAGGCCGCGGGCGGCCCCGTCGACGCGCGCACCGACGTGTTCGGGCTGGGCTGCTCGCTGTACGCGATGCTCACCGGCGCCCCGCCGCCGACCGGACGCGACAGTGCGGGGGTGCGCGACGACCTGCTGCGCGCCGGTGTGCCCGCGCCGCTCGCCGAGCTCACGGGCCGCCTGACCGCGGCCGATCCCGGGCACCGGCCGGCCAGCGCCGAGCAGGTTGCCGCGCAGTTGCTGACGATCGGCGAGGCGCTCGTGCCCGACCCGTACACGACGGCTCAGCTGACGGACACCCTGCTCAACGCGCCGGTGTCGCCGGCCGGCACCCGGCCGGGCACCCTGGTCGGGGTGGCCGCCGTGCCGCCTCCCCCACCCGCGCGACCCGGGCCCGCGGCCAGGTTCGCGGCCCGCCGCTCCGGACGGCCCGACCGCTGGCTGCGGCCGGTGCTGTGGGGTACGGCGGCCGTGGTCGCCATCGTGGCCGGGCTCATGCTGATCGTGCTCGCCTCGGCCGGGTCGCCGCCCGGCAACGCCGCCGTGGCCGGGCCGTCGAATCCCCCGAACGCGGCGAGCGCGAACCGGCCCGCCGCGCCCCCGCCGTCGGCCGCCCGCCCCACCGACCCGCTGGCGCAGCTGCGGCAGGAGATCGACCGGCTGGCGCGGGCGGGCGGCATCGCCGGCAAGGACGCCGCCGAGCTGCGCAAGCAGGTCCAGGACATCGAGAAGCGGCTGCGCCGCGACGGGGACGGCAAGGCCGCCGACGAGGCCCGCGATCTGCTCGCCAGACTGCGCGACATGCGCGGCGACGGCGACCTCCCGGACAGCGCGTTCCAGGTGCTGGAACCGATCGTGGACCGGCTGGCCGGGACCCTGTCCGACGGCGCGTGA
- a CDS encoding LacI family DNA-binding transcriptional regulator, producing MTKSQPSTATGAVTIAAIADEVGVSTATVSKVLNGRLDVSAVTRARVEASLERNRYHRRTRRLPAGAGQIDLVFHEYDSTWAMEIIRGVQAITAPAKVDVVLSQLDGRHRPPQEWLDGVLARKPRGVLFVQCHLTEPQRQQLHRRAIPFVVIDTDSATSASVPTVGANNWSGGLLATRHLLELGHRRIAVISGPTDVLCSRARTAGFRAAHEEAGLPVDPDLVRHGTFYVATGHEHAMDLLTRPDRPTAIFAGSDMQAMGVLRAARQLGLHVPDDLSVIGYDNLPVAAWTDPALTTIHQPLRDMAGAAAQMLLDLANKIDLATSRIDLVTELIVRETTAPPAHLRPTPTTR from the coding sequence ATGACGAAATCCCAGCCGAGCACCGCAACCGGCGCGGTCACGATCGCGGCCATCGCCGACGAGGTCGGCGTCTCCACGGCCACCGTCTCGAAAGTCCTCAACGGACGCCTCGACGTATCCGCCGTGACCAGAGCCCGCGTCGAAGCCAGCCTCGAACGCAACCGCTACCACCGCCGCACCCGACGCCTGCCCGCCGGCGCGGGCCAGATCGATCTCGTCTTCCACGAATACGACTCCACCTGGGCGATGGAGATCATCCGCGGGGTCCAGGCGATCACCGCCCCCGCCAAGGTCGACGTGGTGCTGTCCCAGCTCGACGGCCGCCACCGCCCGCCACAGGAATGGCTCGACGGCGTGCTCGCCCGCAAGCCCCGCGGCGTCCTGTTCGTGCAGTGCCACCTCACCGAACCCCAGCGCCAGCAGCTGCACCGGCGCGCGATCCCGTTCGTCGTCATCGACACCGACAGCGCCACCTCCGCCTCGGTGCCCACCGTCGGCGCCAACAACTGGAGCGGCGGCCTGCTCGCCACCCGCCACCTGCTCGAACTGGGCCACCGCCGGATCGCCGTCATCTCCGGCCCGACCGACGTGCTGTGCAGCCGCGCCCGCACCGCCGGATTCCGGGCCGCGCACGAGGAGGCCGGCCTCCCCGTCGACCCCGACCTGGTCCGGCACGGCACCTTCTACGTCGCCACCGGCCACGAGCACGCCATGGACCTGCTCACCCGGCCCGACCGGCCCACCGCCATCTTCGCCGGCTCCGACATGCAGGCCATGGGCGTGCTGCGCGCCGCCCGCCAGCTCGGCCTGCACGTGCCCGACGACCTGTCCGTCATCGGCTACGACAACCTGCCCGTCGCCGCCTGGACCGACCCCGCCCTCACCACCATCCACCAGCCGCTGCGCGACATGGCCGGCGCCGCCGCCCAGATGCTGCTCGACCTGGCCAACAAGATCGACCTGGCGACCAGCCGCATCGACCTGGTGACCGAGCTCATCGTCCGCGAGACCACCGCGCCGCCCGCGCACCTGCGCCCGACCCCGACCACCCGGTGA
- a CDS encoding CBU_0592 family membrane protein, with the protein MSVGLLVEVVGWLGAAALLLAYGLLSSGRLAAGTTYQLLNLAGAVALAVNGVVHRALPSVAVNVVWLVIGLAALRGLARHRRHARHRAEPHDDPAQPGR; encoded by the coding sequence GTGAGCGTCGGGCTGCTCGTCGAGGTGGTCGGCTGGCTGGGCGCGGCCGCGCTGCTGCTGGCGTACGGGCTGCTGTCCAGCGGGCGGCTCGCCGCCGGGACGACGTATCAGCTGCTCAACCTCGCCGGGGCGGTCGCGCTGGCGGTCAACGGCGTCGTGCACCGCGCGCTGCCGTCGGTAGCCGTCAACGTGGTCTGGCTCGTCATCGGCCTCGCCGCCCTGCGCGGCCTCGCCCGCCACCGCCGACACGCCCGCCACCGCGCCGAACCGCACGACGATCCCGCTCAGCCGGGCAGGTGA
- a CDS encoding RNA polymerase sigma factor — protein sequence MIVDRRVEDLLRELAPQVLGALVRRYGMFDACEDAVQEALLVAAAKWPADGVPDNPRGWLITVGAHRLLDEVRSESARRRREETVSLATPQSARLGAPADAEPDRDDSLTLLFLCCHPALAAPSQVALTLRAVGGLSTEQIATAFLVPTATMAQRISRAKASVKAAGASFAMPAAADRDARLRAVLQVLYLIFNEGYAATAGPVLTAPQLSDEAIRLTRWLRRLLPDDPEVAGLLALMLLTDARRPARTTADGSLVPLAEQDRSRWDRSRIAEGVALISAALPRGAVGPYQLQAAIAAVHDEAPTMADTDWPQILALYTLLEQVTPSPAVTLNRAVAVGHVHGPQAGLDLLTTLAADPRMADHHRLLATRAHLLEQSGDHAGAAIAYRAAAALATNLPERRHLITRATQNEGRAPSSARGA from the coding sequence GTGATCGTCGACCGGCGCGTCGAGGACCTGCTGCGCGAACTCGCGCCGCAGGTCCTCGGCGCGCTGGTGCGCCGCTACGGCATGTTCGACGCCTGCGAGGACGCGGTGCAGGAGGCGCTGCTGGTCGCGGCGGCCAAATGGCCGGCCGACGGGGTGCCGGACAACCCGCGCGGCTGGCTGATCACCGTCGGCGCGCACCGGCTGCTGGACGAGGTGCGCAGCGAGTCCGCGCGCCGCCGCCGCGAGGAGACGGTCAGCCTGGCCACGCCGCAGTCGGCGCGGCTCGGCGCACCCGCCGACGCCGAGCCCGACCGCGACGACTCGCTGACGCTGCTGTTCCTGTGCTGCCATCCGGCGCTGGCCGCGCCGAGCCAGGTCGCGCTGACCCTGCGCGCGGTCGGCGGCCTGAGCACCGAGCAGATCGCCACGGCGTTCCTGGTGCCGACGGCGACCATGGCGCAGCGCATCAGCCGGGCCAAGGCGAGCGTGAAGGCGGCGGGCGCGTCGTTCGCGATGCCCGCGGCGGCCGACCGCGACGCCCGGCTGCGGGCGGTGCTCCAGGTGCTCTATCTGATCTTCAACGAGGGGTACGCCGCCACCGCCGGCCCGGTCCTCACCGCCCCGCAGCTGTCCGACGAGGCGATCCGCCTGACCCGCTGGCTGCGGCGCCTGCTCCCCGACGACCCCGAGGTCGCCGGCCTACTGGCCTTGATGCTGCTCACCGACGCCCGCCGCCCCGCCCGCACGACCGCCGACGGCAGCCTCGTCCCGCTGGCCGAGCAGGACCGGAGCCGGTGGGACCGGTCCCGCATCGCCGAGGGCGTGGCCCTGATCAGCGCGGCGCTGCCGCGCGGCGCGGTCGGGCCGTACCAGCTCCAGGCCGCCATCGCCGCGGTCCACGACGAGGCCCCCACCATGGCCGACACCGACTGGCCCCAGATCCTCGCCCTGTACACGCTGCTCGAACAGGTCACCCCCAGCCCCGCGGTCACGCTCAACCGCGCTGTCGCCGTGGGCCACGTCCACGGCCCGCAGGCGGGCCTCGACCTGCTGACCACGCTGGCCGCCGACCCCCGCATGGCCGACCACCACCGTCTCCTGGCCACCCGAGCCCACCTGCTCGAACAGTCCGGCGACCACGCCGGTGCCGCGATCGCCTACCGCGCCGCCGCCGCCCTCGCCACCAACCTCCCCGAACGCCGCCACCTCATCACCCGCGCCACCCAGAACGAAGGAAGGGCACCTTCGTCGGCACGCGGAGCGTGA
- a CDS encoding acetylxylan esterase yields MPLFDLPLDQLRLYAPDVAEPADFDEFWSATLKDAAAHPVLGDVRPAQTGLPLLDTWDVTFAGFGGDPVRAWYTRPAGIDTPLPVVVEYVGYGRGRGLPHERLTWPVAGYAHLLMDARGQGGQYGSGGDTPDPHSSALGGPWPATRGILDPRDYYYRRLITDAVRAIDAARALPGADPDRIVATGNSQGGGLALAVAGLVPDLAALIATAPLLCHLQRAIEITDAPPYGEIVNFLAVHRDAEDAVRHTLSYVDGVAFARRAVAPAHFGTGLRDNVCPPSGVFAAHNHYGAANGRPRRPAREIHAYPFNHHEGGEAYQVRRQLAWLSSVLLADQAS; encoded by the coding sequence ATGCCCCTGTTCGACCTACCGCTCGACCAGCTCCGGCTGTACGCGCCCGACGTCGCCGAACCCGCCGACTTCGACGAGTTCTGGTCCGCGACGCTCAAGGACGCCGCCGCCCACCCCGTGCTCGGCGACGTCCGGCCGGCGCAGACCGGCCTGCCCCTGCTCGACACCTGGGACGTCACCTTCGCCGGCTTCGGCGGCGACCCCGTCCGCGCCTGGTACACCCGCCCCGCCGGAATCGACACCCCGCTGCCCGTGGTCGTCGAGTACGTCGGCTACGGCCGCGGCCGCGGGCTGCCCCACGAGCGCCTGACCTGGCCCGTCGCCGGATACGCCCACCTGCTGATGGACGCCCGCGGCCAGGGCGGCCAGTACGGCAGCGGCGGCGACACCCCCGACCCCCACAGCAGCGCGCTCGGCGGGCCCTGGCCCGCGACCCGCGGCATCCTGGACCCGCGCGACTACTACTACCGGCGGCTCATCACCGACGCCGTCCGGGCCATCGACGCGGCCCGCGCCCTGCCCGGAGCCGACCCCGACCGGATCGTCGCCACCGGCAACAGCCAGGGCGGCGGCCTGGCGCTCGCCGTCGCGGGACTCGTGCCCGACCTCGCCGCGCTGATCGCCACCGCACCGCTGCTGTGCCACCTGCAACGCGCCATCGAGATCACCGACGCCCCGCCGTACGGCGAGATCGTCAACTTCCTGGCCGTGCACCGGGACGCCGAGGACGCCGTCCGGCACACCCTGTCCTATGTCGACGGCGTCGCCTTCGCCCGCCGTGCCGTCGCGCCCGCGCACTTCGGCACCGGGCTGCGCGACAACGTCTGCCCGCCCAGCGGCGTGTTCGCCGCCCACAACCACTACGGCGCCGCCAACGGCCGCCCGCGGCGCCCCGCCCGCGAGATCCACGCCTACCCGTTCAACCACCACGAGGGCGGCGAGGCCTACCAGGTGCGGCGGCAGCTCGCCTGGCTGTCCTCGGTACTGCTCGCCGACCAGGCTTCGTGA
- a CDS encoding sulfite exporter TauE/SafE family protein, producing the protein MTLYLLAFLVITVAAFAQAISGFGFSLVAVPLLAMIVDPQPAVVAATMVSFTLNAVNAYGHRRHIDAGAARRLLLWVLAGLPLGVLALRMLPSGALVATIALVTLGCTVVVWRGWHIAPGGWTLRGAGLLSGVLTTATATNGPPLVAALQAMRLEPRAFRATLALLFASVSPVAVVGFLLAGLLSSRAVLVAAVGLPAAALGGWVGERMFARFDAGTFRRMVLGALVVSSAAALVKVGSGAL; encoded by the coding sequence GTGACCCTGTACCTGCTCGCCTTCCTGGTGATCACCGTGGCGGCCTTCGCCCAGGCCATCTCGGGCTTCGGCTTCTCCCTGGTCGCCGTGCCGCTGCTGGCGATGATCGTCGACCCGCAGCCCGCGGTGGTCGCCGCCACGATGGTGAGCTTCACCCTCAACGCCGTCAACGCGTACGGGCACCGCCGCCACATCGACGCCGGCGCGGCGCGGCGGCTGCTGCTGTGGGTGCTGGCGGGGCTGCCGCTGGGCGTGCTGGCGCTGCGGATGCTGCCGTCCGGCGCGCTGGTCGCCACGATCGCGCTGGTGACCCTGGGCTGCACGGTCGTGGTCTGGCGGGGCTGGCACATCGCGCCGGGCGGCTGGACCCTGCGCGGTGCGGGCCTGCTGTCCGGGGTGCTCACCACGGCCACCGCCACGAACGGCCCGCCGCTGGTGGCGGCGTTGCAGGCGATGCGGCTGGAGCCGCGCGCGTTCCGGGCCACGCTGGCGCTGCTGTTCGCCTCGGTGTCCCCGGTCGCGGTGGTCGGCTTCCTGCTCGCGGGCCTGCTCAGCAGCCGGGCCGTGCTGGTCGCCGCGGTCGGGCTGCCGGCGGCGGCGCTGGGCGGCTGGGTGGGCGAGCGGATGTTCGCCCGGTTCGACGCGGGCACGTTCCGCCGGATGGTGCTGGGCGCGCTCGTGGTCAGCTCGGCGGCGGCGCTGGTGAAGGTGGGGTCGGGGGCCCTGTAG